In Collimonas arenae, a single genomic region encodes these proteins:
- a CDS encoding ogr/Delta-like zinc finger family protein, whose translation MRVISIPCPHCHHRVRAAKSRTMSDMMKEITYMCQNPDCGHVFVASLEVLRTLSMSAMPNPDVRIHVSQHVRNACANQLALKL comes from the coding sequence ATGCGAGTAATCAGCATCCCTTGCCCCCATTGCCATCACCGCGTGCGCGCCGCCAAGAGCCGCACCATGTCGGACATGATGAAAGAGATCACCTATATGTGCCAGAACCCTGATTGCGGCCACGTCTTTGTGGCCAGCCTGGAAGTGCTGCGTACCTTGTCGATGTCGGCGATGCCGAATCCTGATGTGCGCATTCATGTTTCTCAGCATGTGCGCAATGCCTGCGCCAATCAACTGGCGTTGAAGCTGTGA
- a CDS encoding helix-turn-helix domain-containing protein — translation MSFNANCGERLREERDRLGFTQQEMADQMGVRREMSSRYERGQAVPGGDALAALALAGGDIQYVLTGQRSNSAMTPEEIELLSGFRKLDLRGKVNMLGMLDVVGTTSTEISKPTATPRSGSQFLGKVKAKHVTQGDQHIAGDQNIEVGGKSGKKTKKKLGE, via the coding sequence GTGTCTTTTAACGCGAATTGTGGTGAGCGACTACGTGAAGAACGAGATCGCCTAGGATTTACCCAGCAGGAAATGGCAGACCAAATGGGTGTGCGCAGAGAAATGTCGAGCAGGTACGAACGTGGTCAGGCAGTACCCGGCGGGGATGCGCTTGCCGCACTCGCACTAGCTGGCGGCGATATTCAGTACGTTTTGACTGGACAGCGTTCGAACAGCGCCATGACACCGGAAGAAATAGAATTGCTGTCCGGTTTTCGCAAACTGGACTTGCGTGGGAAAGTGAATATGCTGGGCATGCTCGATGTTGTCGGCACTACGTCAACGGAAATTAGCAAGCCGACTGCAACGCCTCGAAGTGGTAGTCAGTTTCTTGGGAAGGTCAAAGCAAAACACGTTACCCAGGGCGATCAGCATATTGCCGGCGACCAGAATATTGAAGTTGGCGGCAAGAGCGGCAAGAAGACGAAAAAAAAATTGGGCGAGTAG
- a CDS encoding phage tail tape measure protein: MSDKQLRLQVVFAALDKLTAPLKKISSESTALGKAMKATNDRLKELNTQQRDLGRFRELHSGLGTTTAKLRDAQQHVNALARQMQQTAQPTRAMTREFNAAVKSAGNLKRAGQQQSEQLQVLRDRLSGAGIGAGNLGTHERRLRTDIAATNLQLAEQQKRLSSIASHQQRVAGARQHADKARAVAGHVATAGIGATVAGGVMGVPIVAGVKEAKHYQTEQARITGLGLGPKVSADAEKYARNLQTYGTSHNENLELVRDAMSVFGDLPHAQMVAPLLAKMKFGNKAMYGEESGAENDRKFMDMLKVIETRGGASSYDKFHEQANMVQKVISATGGRVGPTEWLNLIKTGGIAAKGLDQKAFYFELEPLVQELGGFGVGNGLMSSYNNLYQGRTSKRAAMNLDRLGLIGDHTKVKHDKVGQTSQLNPGALLGADLFKKSQFQWMEQVLLPQLAKHGITEEKQILDTIGSLYTNRKAADLMANMVLQRGMIHKNMKLNAGAYDIDQIDALGQQQASGKELNAAAKLANLKLTMGEKILPLYIQGIELATGALTRLTSFMERNPTIAKAMIVGLGAVAAILVVLGPLMLGLAALIGPYAILTVLFAKMGLSGGVLTPILRGIGSAFLWLGRVLLFVGRAFLFNPIGLAITAIAVAAYLIYRYWEPIKGFFAGLWSEVKAAFDGGILGVSALLLNWSPLGLFYQAFAGVMSWFGIDMPAKFTDFGTNIMQGLVNGITGAMGAVKTTMSNVSDSVVGWFKEKLRIHSPSRVFAELGDFTMQGLTVGLQRSEGEPLGQVGGLAKRLTQLGAGMAIGAATMPALAFDTRPPMAPRAAGAGMVIQGDTIQITIQTTPSMDERAIGRAVAQAMEQRDRQKAARLRSSLSDYNE, encoded by the coding sequence ATGAGTGACAAGCAGTTACGGTTACAAGTGGTGTTTGCCGCCCTGGATAAACTTACCGCGCCGTTGAAGAAGATCAGCAGCGAATCCACGGCGCTGGGTAAGGCGATGAAGGCGACCAATGACCGTCTCAAGGAGCTGAATACGCAGCAGCGTGACCTTGGCCGTTTCCGAGAGCTGCATAGCGGCCTCGGCACCACCACAGCCAAATTGCGGGACGCGCAGCAGCACGTCAATGCACTTGCCCGCCAGATGCAGCAAACGGCACAACCTACCCGCGCCATGACGCGGGAATTCAACGCCGCCGTCAAATCCGCCGGCAATCTGAAACGCGCCGGCCAGCAGCAAAGCGAACAACTACAGGTGTTGCGTGACCGGCTATCCGGCGCCGGCATCGGTGCCGGTAACCTCGGCACCCATGAGCGGCGGCTGCGCACCGATATCGCTGCCACCAATCTCCAGCTGGCCGAACAGCAAAAACGTCTGTCTTCCATCGCTTCACATCAACAACGCGTAGCCGGCGCCCGCCAGCACGCCGACAAGGCGCGTGCCGTCGCCGGCCATGTCGCAACGGCAGGCATTGGCGCCACAGTCGCTGGCGGCGTCATGGGCGTGCCGATCGTGGCCGGCGTTAAAGAGGCGAAGCACTACCAGACCGAACAGGCCCGTATCACCGGTCTGGGCCTGGGGCCCAAGGTCAGCGCCGACGCCGAGAAATACGCCCGCAACCTGCAAACCTACGGCACCAGCCATAACGAGAACCTGGAGCTGGTGCGCGACGCCATGTCCGTATTTGGCGATCTGCCGCATGCGCAGATGGTCGCACCCTTGCTGGCCAAGATGAAGTTCGGCAACAAGGCCATGTACGGCGAAGAGTCCGGCGCAGAGAACGACCGCAAGTTCATGGACATGCTGAAAGTGATCGAAACGCGGGGTGGCGCCAGCAGTTACGACAAATTCCACGAGCAAGCCAACATGGTGCAGAAGGTCATCTCTGCGACAGGCGGCCGCGTCGGCCCCACCGAATGGCTCAACCTCATTAAAACCGGCGGTATCGCCGCCAAGGGCCTGGACCAGAAGGCGTTTTACTTCGAGCTGGAGCCGCTGGTGCAGGAGTTGGGCGGCTTCGGCGTCGGTAACGGCCTCATGTCGAGCTACAACAATCTGTACCAGGGCCGCACCAGCAAGCGGGCCGCCATGAATCTGGACCGCCTGGGGCTGATTGGCGACCACACCAAGGTCAAACACGACAAGGTCGGCCAGACTTCCCAGCTCAATCCCGGCGCGCTGCTTGGCGCAGATCTGTTCAAGAAGAGCCAGTTTCAGTGGATGGAACAGGTCTTGCTGCCGCAGTTGGCCAAGCACGGCATTACCGAAGAAAAGCAGATCCTCGACACCATCGGCAGTCTATACACCAACCGCAAGGCCGCTGATCTGATGGCCAACATGGTGCTGCAGCGCGGCATGATCCACAAGAACATGAAACTGAACGCCGGCGCCTACGATATCGACCAGATCGACGCCCTGGGCCAACAACAAGCCAGCGGCAAAGAACTCAATGCCGCCGCCAAGCTGGCCAACTTGAAACTGACCATGGGTGAGAAGATCCTGCCGCTGTACATCCAGGGCATCGAGCTGGCGACCGGCGCCCTGACACGCCTGACCAGCTTCATGGAACGCAACCCGACTATCGCCAAAGCGATGATTGTGGGCCTGGGCGCCGTCGCCGCCATTCTGGTGGTACTCGGTCCCCTGATGCTGGGCCTGGCCGCCCTGATCGGCCCCTACGCCATCCTGACGGTATTGTTTGCCAAGATGGGTCTTTCCGGCGGCGTGCTGACGCCGATCCTGCGCGGTATCGGGTCAGCTTTCCTCTGGCTGGGCCGTGTTCTGCTGTTTGTTGGCCGTGCCTTCCTGTTCAATCCCATTGGCCTGGCCATCACTGCCATCGCAGTCGCGGCCTATCTGATCTACCGCTATTGGGAACCGATCAAAGGCTTCTTTGCCGGTCTCTGGTCCGAAGTCAAAGCAGCATTCGACGGCGGCATCCTGGGCGTCAGTGCATTGCTACTGAACTGGTCGCCGCTTGGTCTGTTCTACCAGGCGTTTGCCGGCGTCATGAGCTGGTTCGGCATCGACATGCCAGCCAAATTCACCGACTTTGGCACGAACATCATGCAAGGACTGGTCAACGGCATCACCGGCGCAATGGGCGCCGTCAAGACAACCATGTCGAACGTCAGCGACAGCGTGGTCGGCTGGTTCAAAGAAAAGCTGCGCATCCATAGTCCAAGCCGCGTGTTTGCCGAGCTGGGCGACTTCACGATGCAAGGTTTGACGGTCGGCCTGCAGCGCAGCGAAGGCGAACCACTCGGACAAGTCGGCGGACTGGCCAAGCGCCTGACCCAGCTCGGCGCCGGCATGGCCATCGGCGCGGCCACCATGCCGGCGCTGGCCTTCGATACCCGCCCGCCCATGGCGCCGCGTGCAGCGGGTGCCGGAATGGTGATCCAGGGCGACACCATCCAGATCACGATTCAAACAACGCCAAGCATGGACGAGCGTGCCATAGGCCGCGCCGTGGCGCAAGCCATGGAACAGCGCGACCGGCAGAAAGCGGCGCGGCTCCGTTCCAGCCTGTCCGACTACAACGAATAA
- a CDS encoding contractile injection system protein, VgrG/Pvc8 family: MTYPIPAFKITLDDQDITAKFAPGLVNLSLTECRSDNADELTITLSDTDGQLAIPPKGARINVQIGWADSGLVDKGIFTVDEIEHSGAPDVLTLRARTASLIDTFREVREDSYSNTTLGAIIELIAFKQQLMAGVSDALRNIPVKHIDQTRESDAAFLRRLGKKYDAAATVKNDTLIFVPAGRSKTASGQDLPVIQITRQLGDNHRFHSAERDSYSGVRVFWYDEKHGLRRSVVAGLPGNSKRLRTTYADEADARTAALAEWGRIQRGTSSFELSLALGVPALMPQSPVTVMGFKAAIDSMDWLASKVTHSIGDAGFTTRIELETRTEEAEVEREDAVDPDPGITGVIAKWRNAVTKKSGQEIAPLTGEGKHVKPLAGATGNPKTLNHIYASKQAARRAAQGEWEHIVARRDIIKENNAT, translated from the coding sequence ATGACCTATCCAATACCCGCCTTTAAAATCACCCTCGACGACCAGGACATCACCGCCAAGTTTGCACCGGGCCTGGTCAACCTCTCATTGACCGAATGCCGTAGCGACAACGCCGATGAGTTGACCATCACCTTGTCCGATACAGACGGCCAACTCGCCATCCCGCCGAAGGGCGCCAGAATCAATGTGCAGATCGGCTGGGCCGATTCCGGCCTGGTCGACAAAGGTATCTTTACCGTAGACGAGATCGAGCATAGCGGCGCGCCGGATGTGCTGACCTTGCGCGCACGCACGGCAAGTCTGATTGATACTTTCCGGGAGGTACGCGAGGACAGCTACAGCAACACCACCCTTGGCGCCATCATCGAGCTGATCGCATTCAAGCAACAGCTCATGGCCGGCGTCTCCGATGCGCTGCGCAATATCCCTGTAAAACACATCGACCAGACCCGCGAGAGCGACGCCGCCTTCCTGCGCCGTCTTGGCAAAAAATACGATGCGGCCGCCACCGTCAAAAACGACACCTTGATCTTTGTGCCAGCGGGCCGCAGCAAGACCGCCTCCGGACAAGATTTGCCGGTGATCCAGATCACGCGCCAGCTGGGTGACAATCACCGCTTCCATAGCGCCGAGCGTGACAGCTACAGCGGCGTACGCGTGTTCTGGTATGACGAAAAGCACGGCCTGCGCCGCAGTGTGGTTGCGGGCTTGCCAGGCAACAGCAAGCGGCTGCGTACCACCTATGCCGACGAAGCCGACGCCCGCACGGCGGCGCTTGCGGAATGGGGCCGCATCCAACGTGGCACATCCAGTTTTGAACTATCGCTGGCGCTCGGCGTTCCGGCATTGATGCCGCAGTCGCCGGTAACGGTGATGGGATTCAAAGCCGCAATCGATAGCATGGATTGGCTGGCATCCAAGGTGACGCATAGCATCGGTGACGCCGGCTTTACCACGCGCATCGAGCTGGAGACGCGCACGGAAGAGGCCGAGGTCGAGCGTGAAGATGCGGTAGATCCGGATCCGGGCATTACCGGCGTGATTGCCAAATGGCGTAACGCGGTCACGAAAAAATCCGGTCAGGAAATAGCGCCGCTAACAGGTGAGGGTAAGCATGTGAAGCCGTTGGCCGGCGCGACTGGCAATCCGAAAACACTAAATCACATTTATGCCAGCAAACAGGCCGCCCGACGCGCAGCACAAGGGGAATGGGAACACATTGTGGCGCGGCGCGACATCATCAAGGAAAATAACGCTACTTAA
- a CDS encoding phage tail protein, which produces MMMALGMFVFSLPTLAYQELHRQTEWKHASTSRVGARDAHQFTGKGDDTVTLSGWIAPELTGSVYSLDALRLMADTGKSWILILGTGRILGSFIITNMTEGRTHLAQDGDAGRIEFTIALKRTDESVLGLLNTLGDLGSIKNMLSLEGIGNSVNNAINTGRSTLNNVTNSVRSLF; this is translated from the coding sequence ATGATGATGGCCCTGGGCATGTTCGTCTTTAGCCTGCCGACCCTGGCCTACCAGGAATTACACAGGCAGACAGAATGGAAGCATGCGAGCACGTCACGCGTCGGCGCCCGTGACGCCCACCAGTTCACCGGCAAGGGTGACGACACGGTCACTTTGTCCGGTTGGATTGCCCCGGAACTGACTGGCAGCGTCTATTCGCTCGACGCGTTACGGCTGATGGCCGACACCGGAAAATCGTGGATCCTGATTCTGGGGACGGGCCGCATTCTCGGCTCCTTCATTATCACCAACATGACCGAGGGCCGCACGCACCTGGCGCAGGATGGCGACGCTGGCAGAATCGAATTCACCATCGCCCTAAAGCGTACCGACGAATCGGTGCTGGGCTTGCTCAACACCCTGGGCGACTTAGGCAGCATCAAAAACATGCTCAGCCTGGAAGGCATCGGCAACAGCGTGAACAACGCCATCAACACCGGCAGATCGACGCTAAACAACGTCACCAACAGCGTGCGGAGCTTGTTTTAA